The following are from one region of the Pirellulales bacterium genome:
- a CDS encoding PSD1 and planctomycete cytochrome C domain-containing protein has translation MRSRFFWITILATMPWACSWQEASADEAPAPSQPAENTAAKPLAYNSDIRPILSNNCFKCHGPDARERKAELRLDIAAEARKPTASGAIAIVPGKPDESELVARVFATDKAALMPPPDSHKQLSPHERDLLRRWVAEGAEYQAHWSFIAPARAAVPTVAHTTWPRNPIDRFILARLEKEGLQPSPEADRATLLRRLSFDLTGLPPTPADVQAFVLDNRPDAYEQAVDRLLASPHFGERLALDWLDAARFADTNGYHIDNGRDMTRWRDWVIQSFNDNLPFDRFTVEQVAGDLLEGATTSQKIASGFNRNHMINFEGGAIPEEYHTAYIVDRVNTTGTVFLGMSVACAQCHDHKYDPVTQRDYYRLYAFFNNLPENGLDGRTGNSPPFIKLPNDEQRQKLDDLVAGISKTEADLAGPLTDVDAAQLAWETENSARGPVVWRAVQPESVAAQGGATFTRLDDGSYLATGPNPAADVYTIMLGGAAAVGAPPASEKPITGVRLEVLADDSLTARGPGRSNNGNFVLSRFGLALDQGSNAMQAVKFKAAQADFSQKEYGVELAIDDKPETGWAIHPEISKPHTATFALEQPLALTPETRLSVTLEFQSQFAQHQIGRLRVLVTDAVDPFEPATLPDAVRGVLAIAAADRSDAQKSELRTYYRDNVSPRIKELKSQLAEQRKSRDALDKAIPTSMVMQEMEKPRDTFMLVRGQYDKRGDQVVPGVPAFLPPLPAGAPANRLGLARWLVDPAHPLVSRVAANRLWQMFFGTGLVKTAEDFGLQGELPSHPELLDWLAVEFRTPSTAGNASAWDVKALVRLIVTSATYRQQSTVRSEFLVRDPENRLLARAPRTRLHAEFIRDQALAVSGLLNEKIGGASVSPYQPAGLWEELAFRADGSNWTAQTYTQSHGADLYRRTMYTFWKRTSPPPTLVTFDAPDRETCLVRRSTTNTPLQALILLNDPTYVEASRKLAERILVEAPATTEERIAFAFQLATARPPSSAETAILRRAFEQEWAAYRANPATAEKLLTVGESPRNQNLDVAELAAWTTVASMILNLDETVTKG, from the coding sequence ATGCGCTCTCGCTTTTTCTGGATCACGATTCTGGCCACGATGCCATGGGCATGTTCGTGGCAAGAGGCCAGCGCCGACGAGGCCCCGGCCCCCAGCCAACCCGCGGAGAACACCGCCGCCAAGCCTTTGGCTTACAACAGCGATATCCGGCCGATCCTGTCGAACAATTGCTTCAAATGTCATGGCCCGGATGCTCGCGAGCGCAAAGCCGAATTGCGGCTCGACATTGCCGCCGAGGCGCGCAAGCCGACCGCTTCGGGAGCCATCGCCATTGTTCCCGGCAAGCCGGACGAGAGCGAACTGGTGGCGCGGGTTTTTGCCACCGACAAAGCGGCCCTCATGCCTCCGCCGGATAGCCACAAGCAACTCAGTCCCCACGAGCGCGATTTGCTGCGCCGCTGGGTGGCCGAAGGGGCCGAGTATCAGGCGCATTGGTCGTTCATCGCACCTGCCCGCGCCGCGGTACCGACGGTCGCGCACACGACCTGGCCGCGCAACCCCATCGATCGGTTCATCCTGGCACGGCTGGAAAAGGAAGGGCTGCAGCCTTCGCCCGAAGCCGATCGCGCGACATTGTTGCGCCGGCTGTCGTTCGATTTGACCGGTCTGCCGCCGACGCCGGCCGATGTGCAGGCGTTCGTGCTTGATAATCGGCCGGACGCTTATGAGCAGGCCGTCGACCGGCTGCTGGCTTCGCCCCACTTTGGCGAGCGGCTGGCGCTTGATTGGCTGGACGCGGCGCGGTTCGCCGACACCAACGGCTATCACATCGACAACGGACGCGACATGACGCGTTGGCGCGATTGGGTCATTCAATCGTTCAACGACAATCTGCCTTTCGATCGCTTCACGGTCGAGCAAGTGGCCGGCGATTTGTTGGAAGGGGCGACCACCTCGCAGAAAATCGCTAGCGGCTTCAACCGCAACCACATGATCAACTTCGAAGGGGGCGCGATCCCCGAGGAATATCACACCGCGTATATCGTTGACCGTGTTAACACCACCGGCACCGTGTTCCTGGGCATGTCGGTCGCCTGCGCGCAGTGCCACGACCACAAGTACGACCCGGTCACGCAGCGCGACTATTACCGGCTGTACGCGTTTTTCAACAACCTGCCGGAAAACGGCCTCGATGGCCGGACCGGCAATTCGCCCCCCTTCATCAAGCTGCCCAACGACGAGCAGCGGCAAAAGCTCGATGACCTGGTGGCCGGGATCAGCAAAACCGAAGCAGACCTGGCCGGCCCATTGACCGATGTCGACGCGGCCCAGCTGGCATGGGAAACGGAAAACAGTGCGCGCGGCCCCGTTGTGTGGCGCGCTGTGCAACCGGAAAGCGTGGCCGCGCAAGGCGGCGCGACATTTACACGACTCGACGACGGATCGTACCTGGCGACCGGACCGAATCCGGCGGCCGACGTGTATACGATTATGCTCGGCGGCGCAGCGGCCGTGGGCGCGCCGCCGGCAAGCGAAAAACCAATTACGGGCGTGCGCCTGGAAGTGCTCGCTGACGACAGCCTCACCGCGCGTGGCCCTGGCCGCTCGAACAATGGCAACTTCGTCCTGAGCCGATTTGGATTGGCGCTCGACCAGGGCTCGAACGCGATGCAAGCCGTGAAGTTCAAAGCCGCACAGGCCGACTTCAGCCAGAAGGAATATGGCGTTGAATTGGCTATTGATGACAAACCGGAAACCGGCTGGGCCATCCATCCCGAAATCAGTAAGCCGCACACGGCCACGTTCGCGCTCGAGCAGCCCCTAGCACTAACGCCAGAAACGCGGCTGTCGGTCACGCTGGAGTTTCAATCACAATTCGCCCAGCATCAAATCGGACGTCTGCGTGTGTTGGTGACGGATGCCGTGGATCCGTTCGAACCAGCTACGCTGCCCGATGCGGTGCGCGGCGTGCTGGCCATCGCGGCTGCGGATCGCAGCGACGCGCAGAAATCGGAGCTGCGGACGTATTATCGGGATAACGTCTCGCCGCGCATCAAGGAACTCAAATCACAGCTGGCCGAGCAGCGGAAAAGCCGCGACGCGCTAGACAAGGCGATTCCCACTTCGATGGTGATGCAAGAGATGGAAAAGCCGCGCGATACGTTCATGCTCGTCCGCGGCCAATACGACAAACGGGGCGACCAGGTCGTACCGGGCGTGCCCGCGTTTCTGCCGCCGCTGCCGGCCGGCGCGCCCGCCAACCGGCTAGGGCTGGCACGCTGGCTGGTCGATCCGGCGCATCCGTTGGTCTCGCGGGTGGCGGCCAACCGGCTTTGGCAGATGTTTTTCGGCACGGGGCTGGTGAAGACGGCCGAAGATTTTGGCCTGCAAGGCGAGCTCCCCAGCCACCCCGAGTTGCTCGATTGGTTGGCCGTGGAATTTCGCACACCGTCCACAGCCGGCAATGCCTCGGCCTGGGATGTCAAAGCCCTCGTGCGGCTGATCGTCACCTCGGCCACCTATCGCCAGCAATCGACCGTGCGGTCGGAGTTCTTGGTTCGCGATCCAGAGAACCGGCTGTTGGCCCGCGCCCCGCGCACGCGGCTGCACGCGGAGTTCATTCGCGATCAGGCGCTGGCCGTTAGCGGATTGTTGAATGAGAAGATCGGCGGCGCCAGCGTCTCGCCGTATCAGCCGGCCGGCTTGTGGGAGGAACTGGCCTTCCGTGCCGACGGTTCGAATTGGACGGCCCAGACATACACGCAGAGCCACGGCGCGGATTTGTACCGTCGCACGATGTACACCTTCTGGAAGCGCACCTCGCCGCCGCCGACTTTGGTGACGTTCGACGCGCCGGATCGCGAGACGTGCCTGGTCCGCCGCTCGACCACGAACACGCCGCTGCAAGCGTTGATCTTGTTGAACGACCCGACCTATGTCGAAGCTTCGCGCAAGTTGGCCGAACGGATTCTTGTCGAGGCGCCCGCCACGACCGAAGAGCGAATTGCCTTCGCCTTTCAGCTGGCCACGGCCCGGCCGCCATCCTCTGCGGAAACGGCCATATTGCGTCGCGCGTTCGAGCAAGAGTGGGCCGCCTACCGCGCGAACCCAGCCACGGCCGAAAAATTGCTGACCGTGGGAGAAAGCCCGCGCAACCAGAATCTGGACGTCGCCGAGCTGGCCGCCTGGACCACGGTGGCCAGCATGATCTTGAATCTCGACGAGACCGTGACCAAGGGTTAG
- a CDS encoding DUF1501 domain-containing protein: protein MNQHREHELLLTRRHFFGRTATGIGTAALASLLNPELFAAAPAQPSLATHGLLPLLHFAPRAKQVIFLFMSGGPSAIDLFNYKPKLAEFHGQELPDSVRQGQRITGMTSGQKSFPCVAPMFKFAQHGQSGTWVSEALPHTATIVDQIAVINSLNTEAINHDPATTYIQTGAQQPGRPSLGSWLSYGLGSENQNLPSFVVMISQGSGNKTDQPLFSRLWGSGFIPTQHQGVRFRSGDDPVLYISNPPGIDAATRRRMLDGVGDLNRLAAQSFGDPEINTRIAQYEMAFRMQSSVPELTDFSDEPKSIVDMYGIDDSGIDGGFARNCLLARRMVERGVRFVQLMHRGWDQHSNLPKQIRGQAKDVDQPSAALVKDLKARGLLDETLVVWGGEFGRTVYSQGALTADNYGRDHHGRCFSVWMAGGGIKGGVTHGETDDHCYNITRDPVHIHDFNATILHTLGIDHTRLTYRFQGRDFRLTDVHGNVVTNLLA, encoded by the coding sequence ATGAATCAACATCGCGAACACGAATTGCTCCTCACCCGACGCCACTTTTTCGGTCGCACGGCCACGGGCATTGGCACCGCCGCCTTGGCATCGCTATTGAATCCCGAGTTGTTCGCCGCCGCGCCGGCGCAGCCGAGTCTCGCCACACATGGCCTGCTGCCGCTATTACACTTTGCGCCGCGCGCCAAGCAGGTCATTTTTCTGTTCATGTCGGGCGGCCCGTCGGCGATCGACCTGTTCAACTACAAGCCGAAGCTGGCCGAGTTCCACGGCCAGGAACTGCCCGACAGCGTGCGCCAGGGGCAGCGGATCACAGGTATGACCTCGGGGCAGAAGTCGTTTCCCTGCGTCGCGCCGATGTTCAAGTTCGCGCAACATGGCCAGTCAGGCACGTGGGTTAGCGAAGCGCTGCCGCACACGGCCACGATCGTCGATCAAATTGCCGTGATCAATTCGCTCAATACCGAGGCGATCAATCATGATCCGGCCACGACCTATATCCAGACCGGTGCGCAACAGCCGGGTCGCCCCAGCCTGGGCTCGTGGCTGAGCTATGGCCTGGGCAGCGAGAACCAGAACCTGCCCTCGTTCGTGGTGATGATCTCGCAGGGAAGCGGCAACAAGACGGATCAGCCCTTGTTCTCGCGGTTGTGGGGAAGCGGTTTTATTCCCACGCAGCATCAGGGCGTGCGCTTTCGATCGGGCGACGATCCGGTGCTGTATATATCGAATCCGCCCGGCATCGATGCGGCCACGCGCCGGCGCATGCTGGACGGCGTGGGCGATTTGAATCGTCTGGCGGCGCAATCCTTCGGCGATCCCGAAATCAACACCCGCATCGCGCAATACGAGATGGCGTTCCGCATGCAGTCGAGCGTGCCGGAGCTGACCGATTTTTCGGACGAGCCCAAGAGCATTGTCGACATGTACGGAATCGACGACTCGGGCATCGATGGTGGCTTCGCGCGCAACTGCTTGCTGGCGCGGCGGATGGTCGAACGGGGTGTGCGGTTCGTGCAACTCATGCACCGCGGCTGGGACCAGCACAGCAATCTGCCCAAGCAGATTCGCGGTCAGGCGAAAGATGTCGATCAGCCGAGCGCGGCGCTCGTCAAGGATCTGAAGGCGCGCGGCCTGCTGGACGAGACCCTGGTCGTGTGGGGCGGAGAGTTCGGCCGCACCGTCTACAGCCAAGGCGCATTGACCGCCGACAATTACGGCCGCGATCATCATGGCCGCTGCTTCAGCGTGTGGATGGCCGGTGGCGGGATCAAAGGTGGTGTCACGCACGGTGAGACCGACGATCACTGCTACAACATCACGCGCGACCCGGTGCACATTCACGATTTCAATGCCACGATTCTGCACACGCTGGGCATCGACCACACGCGCCTGACCTATCGCTTTCAAGGGCGCGATTTCCGCCTGACCGACGTCCACGGCAATGTCGTCACGAACCTGCTGGCATGA
- a CDS encoding endonuclease/exonuclease/phosphatase family protein translates to MPENRASTCPAARATRLVSRRVFVAICLAALALATGGIPLHAAEGISLRVMSFNLWHGGDAGRQPLAQTLAVIRAAQADVVGLQETAGLERDGQRPDNAQRVAAMLGWHYHDQGDRTGVISRYPIAGATPREWGVQIELPDGRRVWLFNAHLAYTPYQPYQLLKIPYENAPFVDDAAGAVAAAEKARGGQVERLLAEVRAVAAQDVPLFITGDFNEPSVLDWTPAVARAGRCPVAVEWPSTRSVMAAGFVDAYRQLHADPLAAPGYTWTTTTAEDDPKDHHDRIDFVFVGGRKTHLKAAQIVGEKSDRADIVVAPYPSDHRGVVVTVALP, encoded by the coding sequence ATGCCCGAAAACCGCGCCTCAACTTGTCCTGCCGCGCGTGCGACGCGATTGGTTTCTCGACGCGTCTTTGTTGCAATCTGCCTCGCCGCGTTAGCCTTGGCGACCGGCGGCATTCCGCTGCACGCCGCCGAAGGGATATCGCTGCGCGTCATGTCGTTCAACTTGTGGCATGGTGGTGATGCCGGCCGGCAGCCGCTGGCACAAACGTTGGCGGTCATTCGCGCGGCCCAGGCTGACGTTGTGGGCCTGCAAGAAACCGCCGGCCTCGAGCGCGACGGCCAGCGCCCCGATAACGCGCAGCGCGTCGCCGCCATGCTCGGCTGGCACTATCACGACCAGGGAGATCGCACGGGGGTTATCAGCCGCTATCCAATCGCCGGCGCCACACCACGCGAGTGGGGCGTGCAAATCGAATTGCCCGACGGGCGACGCGTGTGGCTCTTCAACGCGCATCTTGCCTACACTCCCTATCAGCCGTATCAGCTGTTGAAGATTCCGTACGAGAACGCGCCGTTTGTCGATGACGCGGCCGGCGCAGTAGCGGCGGCCGAAAAAGCCCGCGGCGGCCAGGTCGAACGACTGCTGGCCGAAGTGCGCGCCGTTGCCGCACAGGATGTTCCACTGTTCATCACCGGCGACTTCAACGAGCCCTCGGTGCTGGATTGGACGCCTGCCGTGGCGCGCGCCGGCCGCTGTCCTGTGGCGGTGGAATGGCCGTCGACCCGCAGCGTAATGGCGGCCGGCTTTGTCGACGCGTATCGCCAACTGCACGCGGATCCGCTGGCCGCGCCAGGCTACACCTGGACAACCACCACGGCCGAGGATGACCCCAAAGATCATCACGACCGCATCGACTTCGTGTTCGTGGGGGGTCGCAAAACCCACCTCAAAGCGGCGCAGATTGTTGGCGAAAAGTCTGATCGCGCCGATATCGTGGTGGCACCCTATCCGTCGGATCATCGCGGCGTGGTGGTGACGGTCGCCTTGCCCTAG